One Blastocatellia bacterium genomic region harbors:
- a CDS encoding GAF domain-containing SpoIIE family protein phosphatase, giving the protein MSDVQRLQNNVTQLEDKLQALIETFRLVSVSLDLGETLHGILEAVKTMIPYNAAGIFVFDPETKLLHGFEVIGYDRALFDAEPIGYGRGIVGHVMQTGRGVVVADVNRDPHYLRVRDQTRSELAAPLIGSGGAMIGVINLESDRPNAYSESDLELLSMFASLAAIAIEKANLHAQLVEKRRLESELRIARQVMEALMPAGPPTVRNFQIAGTMIPSAEVGGDYYDFIEVADGRTGIVIADVSGKGIPAALIMATFRAYLHALLGNDFALRSVFHRLNDLLMRSLEERHFVTAFYGELDREGRRMFYLNAGHNPPLLIRRGEPVRLLTTGGIPLGVLKRARYSEDIVYFSPGDALILYTDGVTEAENTEGEPYGLHRLESVVRQNLSLDADALCDTIIEDVRRHEADDKQSDDVTLIVIRAL; this is encoded by the coding sequence ATGAGTGACGTTCAGCGGCTTCAAAACAACGTGACGCAGCTTGAGGACAAGCTCCAGGCGCTCATCGAAACGTTCCGCCTGGTGAGCGTCTCGCTCGATCTGGGGGAGACGCTGCACGGAATCCTGGAAGCCGTCAAGACCATGATTCCTTACAATGCCGCGGGGATTTTCGTTTTCGATCCCGAGACGAAACTCCTCCACGGGTTTGAGGTGATCGGCTACGATCGGGCTCTTTTTGATGCTGAGCCCATCGGCTATGGGCGGGGCATCGTCGGCCATGTGATGCAAACAGGCCGGGGCGTCGTCGTTGCCGATGTCAATCGGGATCCCCACTATCTCCGTGTTCGAGACCAAACGCGATCGGAGCTGGCGGCGCCTCTGATCGGCAGTGGCGGGGCGATGATCGGTGTGATCAACCTGGAATCGGACAGACCGAATGCCTACTCGGAGAGCGACCTTGAACTCCTGAGCATGTTCGCCAGCCTGGCAGCTATCGCCATCGAGAAAGCCAATCTTCACGCTCAACTTGTCGAAAAGCGTCGGCTGGAGAGCGAGCTGCGCATTGCCCGACAGGTCATGGAAGCCCTCATGCCGGCGGGGCCGCCGACAGTCAGGAACTTTCAAATTGCCGGGACCATGATCCCTTCAGCCGAAGTCGGCGGGGACTACTACGATTTTATCGAGGTCGCTGATGGTCGCACGGGGATTGTCATCGCCGATGTGTCGGGCAAGGGCATTCCGGCGGCGTTGATCATGGCTACGTTCCGCGCATATCTTCACGCGCTGCTGGGAAATGATTTCGCTCTGCGCTCGGTTTTCCATCGGCTCAACGACCTGCTCATGCGGAGTCTGGAGGAGCGTCACTTCGTCACCGCCTTCTATGGAGAACTCGACCGAGAAGGACGGCGAATGTTCTATCTCAACGCCGGACACAACCCGCCGCTTCTCATTCGCCGGGGGGAGCCGGTTCGCCTGCTCACCACCGGCGGCATCCCGCTCGGTGTCCTCAAGAGAGCCCGGTACTCAGAAGATATCGTCTACTTCTCACCGGGGGATGCCCTCATCCTCTACACCGATGGAGTCACCGAAGCGGAAAACACCGAGGGTGAACCTTATGGCCTGCACCGGCTGGAAAGCGTCGTGCGGCAGAATCTGTCGCTGGATGCCGATGCTCTGTGCGATACCATCATCGAGGATGTTCGTCGGCATGAGGCTGACGACAAACAATCGGATGATGTGACGCTCATTGTCATTCGCGCCCTCTAG
- a CDS encoding Hsp20/alpha crystallin family protein, which produces MARREDLLLFISHGASLSEGRWIPAADVYRTPDGWMIKVELAGTRPSDIELCLEGSHLHVRGVRRDTENIGECYQMEIVYGPFERVITLPFEVRPRVVETEYINGLLIIRLLCDEGD; this is translated from the coding sequence ATGGCGAGACGAGAAGATTTGCTGCTGTTCATCAGCCACGGGGCCAGTTTGTCCGAAGGACGATGGATTCCCGCCGCCGATGTCTACCGCACCCCGGATGGCTGGATGATCAAAGTGGAGCTGGCAGGAACGCGTCCGAGCGATATTGAGCTGTGTCTGGAAGGTTCTCATCTTCACGTTCGGGGAGTCCGTCGGGACACGGAAAATATCGGCGAGTGCTACCAGATGGAAATCGTCTACGGACCGTTTGAGCGGGTCATCACCCTGCCCTTCGAAGTGAGGCCGCGGGTCGTTGAGACGGAATATATCAACGGGCTGCTCATTATTCGTTTGCTCTGCGATGAGGGTGATTAG